The following are from one region of the Myxocyprinus asiaticus isolate MX2 ecotype Aquarium Trade chromosome 2, UBuf_Myxa_2, whole genome shotgun sequence genome:
- the clec3a gene encoding tetranectin-like protein isoform X2 yields the protein MAYSQLLFLVICFNILHYGYCHPFRTKKAVPARQRATEEYDVRTQIDKLWQEVNSLKEMQALQTVCLRGIKAHKKCYLVSEQPKHYHEANEECIAQGGTLAIPRDMNENDDLRDYAKRSSSGSKDFWIGITDIVKEGQYVDVNSLPITFFHWDHSKKEPTGGKRESCVVLSLAAQGKWHDEVCRSQKKYICEYLIP from the exons ATGGCCTACTCTCAGCTTCTGTTTTTGGTTATCTGTTTTAACATTCTCCACTATGGATATTGCCATCCCTTCCGCACCAAGAAAGCAGTTCCAGCTCGACAGAGAG CAACAGAAGAATACGACGTTAGGACGCAGATTGACAAGCTATGGCAGGAAGTCAACTCCTTGAAAGAGATGCAGGCACTGCAAACAG TTTGCCTGCGTGGCATCAAAGCCCACAAGAAATGTTACCTGGTTTCTGAGCAGCCCAAGCACTACCATGAGGCCAATGAAGAATGCATCGCTCAGGGAGGCACCCTGGCCATACCCCGAGACATGAACGAAAACGATGATCTCAGAGACTATGCCAAACGCAGCTCATCTGGATCCAAAGACTTCTGGATAGGTATAACAGACATAGTGAAGGAAGGGCAGTATGTGGACGTGAATAGCCTGCCAATCACTTTCTTCCACTGGGATCACTCTAAGAAAGAACCCactggagggaagagagagagttgTGTTGTGCTCTCTCTGGCAGCACAGGGAAAATGGCATGATGAGGTCTGTCGCAGCCAGAAGAAATACATTTGTGAATACCTGATTCCATGA
- the clec3a gene encoding tetranectin-like protein isoform X1 has protein sequence MAYSQLLFLVICFNILHYGYCHPFRTKKAVPARQRDTATEEYDVRTQIDKLWQEVNSLKEMQALQTVCLRGIKAHKKCYLVSEQPKHYHEANEECIAQGGTLAIPRDMNENDDLRDYAKRSSSGSKDFWIGITDIVKEGQYVDVNSLPITFFHWDHSKKEPTGGKRESCVVLSLAAQGKWHDEVCRSQKKYICEYLIP, from the exons ATGGCCTACTCTCAGCTTCTGTTTTTGGTTATCTGTTTTAACATTCTCCACTATGGATATTGCCATCCCTTCCGCACCAAGAAAGCAGTTCCAGCTCGACAGAGAG ATACAGCAACAGAAGAATACGACGTTAGGACGCAGATTGACAAGCTATGGCAGGAAGTCAACTCCTTGAAAGAGATGCAGGCACTGCAAACAG TTTGCCTGCGTGGCATCAAAGCCCACAAGAAATGTTACCTGGTTTCTGAGCAGCCCAAGCACTACCATGAGGCCAATGAAGAATGCATCGCTCAGGGAGGCACCCTGGCCATACCCCGAGACATGAACGAAAACGATGATCTCAGAGACTATGCCAAACGCAGCTCATCTGGATCCAAAGACTTCTGGATAGGTATAACAGACATAGTGAAGGAAGGGCAGTATGTGGACGTGAATAGCCTGCCAATCACTTTCTTCCACTGGGATCACTCTAAGAAAGAACCCactggagggaagagagagagttgTGTTGTGCTCTCTCTGGCAGCACAGGGAAAATGGCATGATGAGGTCTGTCGCAGCCAGAAGAAATACATTTGTGAATACCTGATTCCATGA